One window of Phycisphaeraceae bacterium genomic DNA carries:
- the gatA gene encoding Asp-tRNA(Asn)/Glu-tRNA(Gln) amidotransferase subunit GatA — MSAPGFFGSAASARDRVAATLKRAGEVDARLRSFTQVFDQCANEAAAASDSKQSRGPLAGVPVALKDNLCLAWGKTTCASNMLREYESPFTATAVQKLIDAGAIIVGKTNLDEFAMGSSCENSCFGPTFNPWDLARVPGGSSGGSAAAVAAGIVPLALGSDTGGSVRQPASHCGIVGVKPTYGRVSRYGLVAYASSLDQIGTLTRTVEDAARALSVICGHDRLDSTSSQEAVPDFAAGLEQPIENLRLAVPRQARSASNHPEVSRVFDETIATYRKLGATIVDVELPMLDYGIAAYYIVAPAEASSNLARFDGIRYGHRARLAPGEDLFDLYCKSRSEGFGSEVQRRIMLGTHVLSSGYYDAYYNTALKVRRKIKQDFDRAFADCHAVLMPASPSPAFKVGEKTSDPLAMYLEDVYTVTINLAGLPAMSIPAGFASVESKQLPVGVQIISPAFDESRMLRIAHAFEKATEWHSRTPQI; from the coding sequence GTGAGCGCTCCCGGATTCTTCGGTTCCGCAGCTTCGGCGCGCGATCGTGTCGCCGCGACCCTCAAACGTGCGGGCGAAGTCGATGCGAGGCTGAGATCGTTCACGCAGGTCTTCGATCAGTGCGCCAACGAGGCCGCCGCTGCCAGCGATTCGAAGCAAAGCCGCGGCCCGCTCGCCGGTGTTCCCGTCGCGCTCAAAGACAATCTCTGTCTCGCGTGGGGAAAAACTACCTGCGCCAGCAACATGCTGCGCGAGTACGAATCGCCGTTCACCGCGACCGCCGTTCAGAAGCTCATCGACGCCGGCGCGATCATTGTCGGCAAGACCAACCTCGATGAATTCGCGATGGGGTCCTCGTGCGAGAATTCGTGCTTCGGCCCCACGTTCAACCCTTGGGATCTCGCGCGCGTGCCCGGGGGCAGCAGCGGCGGGAGCGCCGCCGCAGTCGCCGCGGGCATCGTCCCGCTCGCGCTCGGCTCGGACACGGGCGGCTCGGTCCGACAGCCCGCTTCACACTGCGGTATCGTCGGCGTGAAACCAACCTACGGACGCGTCAGCCGCTACGGGCTCGTCGCCTACGCGAGCAGCCTCGATCAGATCGGAACTCTGACGCGCACAGTCGAAGATGCCGCCCGCGCGCTCAGCGTGATCTGCGGCCACGACCGGCTCGATTCGACTTCGTCGCAGGAAGCGGTGCCGGACTTTGCCGCGGGACTCGAACAACCGATCGAGAACCTGCGCCTCGCCGTTCCCCGCCAGGCTCGCAGCGCTTCGAATCACCCGGAAGTGTCGCGCGTCTTCGATGAGACCATCGCGACGTACAGGAAGCTCGGCGCCACGATCGTCGATGTCGAGCTCCCGATGCTCGATTACGGGATCGCGGCGTACTACATCGTCGCGCCCGCCGAGGCCTCGAGCAATCTCGCGCGTTTCGACGGCATCCGCTACGGTCACCGCGCGAGGCTCGCGCCGGGCGAAGACTTGTTCGACTTGTACTGCAAGTCGCGCTCAGAGGGATTCGGAAGTGAAGTGCAGCGCAGAATCATGCTTGGTACGCACGTACTGAGCAGCGGTTACTACGACGCGTACTACAACACGGCGCTCAAAGTAAGGCGCAAGATCAAGCAGGACTTTGACCGCGCCTTCGCCGATTGCCACGCCGTCCTGATGCCCGCGAGCCCCTCGCCCGCGTTCAAGGTCGGCGAAAAAACCAGCGACCCGCTCGCGATGTACCTCGAAGATGTGTACACGGTGACCATCAACCTCGCCGGGCTCCCCGCGATGTCGATCCCCGCCGGCTTCGCTTCGGTCGAGAGCAAGCAATTGCCCGTTGGGGTTCAGATCATCTCGCCCGCGTTCGATGAATCTCGCATGCTCCGCATCGCGCACGCGTTCGAGAAGGCGACCGAGTGGCACTCGCGCACGCCGCAGATTTGA
- a CDS encoding 2-C-methyl-D-erythritol 4-phosphate cytidylyltransferase, with the protein MNSAMNIAVIIAAAGASRRYTDSGGLRSKLDEDLGGKPVLQRSVEIFTKHDDVKFIVVAGPGDDAEFAEFKSKHADRLGLLGAAIVKGGKEHRWQTVKAAIDAIPAEAGGEKITHVAVHDAARPAASAELIDRVFEFARHHPAVVPGFEVGDTLKRVSQSEAPARPSDPLAAILGASASEEKTIVVESTIDRAGLFAVQTPQAFTIDVIRAAYAQVDLSSTDDASLVEKLFASEGKGRKVVVAPGDPRNIKVTRAGDLPLVRAIMGLRGPEERPAHKRF; encoded by the coding sequence ATGAATTCGGCCATGAACATCGCGGTCATCATCGCCGCGGCGGGCGCTTCTCGCCGCTACACAGATTCCGGCGGCCTGCGCTCCAAGCTCGATGAAGATCTCGGCGGCAAGCCGGTGCTTCAGCGCAGCGTCGAGATCTTCACCAAGCACGACGATGTGAAGTTCATCGTGGTCGCCGGTCCGGGCGACGACGCCGAATTCGCGGAGTTCAAATCCAAGCACGCCGATCGGCTCGGGCTGCTCGGCGCCGCGATCGTAAAGGGTGGAAAAGAACATCGCTGGCAGACCGTCAAGGCGGCGATCGATGCGATACCCGCCGAAGCCGGCGGAGAGAAAATCACGCACGTTGCCGTTCACGATGCGGCCCGACCCGCGGCATCCGCCGAGCTCATCGATCGAGTCTTCGAATTCGCGCGACATCATCCGGCCGTCGTTCCCGGTTTCGAAGTGGGCGACACGCTCAAGCGCGTGAGCCAGTCCGAGGCGCCGGCTCGGCCGTCCGATCCGCTCGCGGCAATCCTCGGTGCATCCGCTTCGGAGGAGAAAACAATCGTCGTCGAGAGCACGATCGACCGCGCCGGACTATTTGCCGTGCAGACGCCTCAGGCGTTCACCATCGACGTCATCCGCGCCGCGTATGCGCAGGTCGATCTATCAAGCACCGACGATGCATCGTTAGTCGAAAAGCTGTTTGCGAGCGAAGGAAAGGGACGCAAGGTCGTCGTCGCTCCGGGCGATCCGCGCAATATCAAAGTCACGCGCGCCGGCGATCTTCCGCTCGTGCGCGCGATCATGGGCCTGCGCGGGCCAGAAGAGCGACCCGCGCACAAGCGATTCTGA
- the rpsI gene encoding 30S ribosomal protein S9 translates to MTTMQSGLNIPAGLSATAVAPAAAPIVRPVRAAKPADRHGWWWGTGRRKTAVARVRIKPAKGNDAGISFEVASTSKAGKKDPKNEKRITKTVEQYFAEMRDRNDVLEPIKAASLQDKVTVIFRCHGGGTMGQAQACKLAVARALLGYDPTLEARFREMGVLTRDSREVERKKYGQAGARRRFQFSKR, encoded by the coding sequence ATGACGACCATGCAGTCCGGTTTGAATATTCCCGCGGGCCTCAGCGCCACCGCAGTCGCGCCTGCCGCGGCACCGATCGTCCGTCCTGTTCGCGCCGCCAAACCCGCCGATCGGCACGGCTGGTGGTGGGGAACTGGCCGCCGCAAGACCGCTGTTGCGCGTGTTCGCATCAAGCCCGCCAAGGGTAACGATGCCGGCATCTCCTTCGAGGTCGCTTCGACCAGCAAGGCCGGCAAGAAGGACCCGAAGAACGAGAAGCGCATCACCAAGACCGTCGAGCAGTACTTCGCCGAGATGCGCGACCGCAACGACGTGCTCGAGCCGATCAAGGCCGCGAGCCTGCAGGACAAGGTCACGGTCATCTTCCGCTGCCACGGCGGCGGCACGATGGGCCAGGCGCAGGCGTGCAAGCTCGCCGTCGCGCGTGCTCTGCTCGGCTACGACCCGACGCTCGAAGCCCGCTTCCGCGAGATGGGCGTGTTGACCCGCGATAGCCGCGAGGTCGAGCGTAAGAAGTACGGCCAGGCTGGTGCGCGTCGTCGCTTCCAGTTCAGCAAGCGCTGA
- a CDS encoding UDP-3-O-acyl-N-acetylglucosamine deacetylase, giving the protein MRTPQEIEVSGFGLFSARPSRVLFRCAQSQSGIRFVHPAGSPSVAALIAFQRIASGPLGGRNTVIAIDAYAVATIEHLLSALAGLNIWHIDVVTEAGELPILDGSALGFVEALRESPVSAATPLQLNRPFRVDDAATGAWIEARPARSIRYRYELRYPPGSGIADQHFEWDGDPRHYNEEIAPARTFSLEREAIALKSAGLFPHLTPRDMLVIAPDGRPIDNTYRFPDEPARHKLLDLIGDLALLGRPLVAEVIAHRSSHALTHELCRQIAGAMDPKLGVRS; this is encoded by the coding sequence ATGAGAACGCCTCAGGAAATCGAAGTCTCCGGATTCGGGCTCTTTTCGGCACGTCCGTCGCGGGTTCTTTTCCGGTGCGCGCAGTCTCAAAGCGGCATTCGCTTCGTTCATCCCGCCGGCTCGCCGAGCGTCGCCGCGCTGATCGCGTTCCAGCGGATCGCGAGCGGCCCGCTCGGAGGCCGAAACACCGTGATCGCAATCGACGCCTACGCCGTCGCAACGATCGAACATCTCTTGTCCGCGCTCGCCGGGCTCAACATCTGGCACATCGATGTCGTGACCGAGGCGGGCGAACTCCCGATTCTCGACGGCTCCGCTCTGGGCTTCGTCGAAGCGCTGCGAGAGTCGCCCGTTTCGGCTGCGACGCCGCTCCAACTGAACCGCCCGTTCCGCGTCGACGATGCCGCGACCGGCGCGTGGATCGAAGCACGCCCCGCGCGCTCGATCCGCTATCGCTACGAACTCCGCTATCCGCCCGGCAGCGGAATCGCGGATCAGCACTTTGAATGGGACGGCGATCCGCGGCACTACAACGAAGAGATCGCGCCGGCACGCACGTTTTCGCTCGAGCGCGAAGCGATCGCGTTGAAGTCTGCCGGCCTGTTTCCCCACTTGACGCCCCGCGACATGCTGGTGATCGCTCCCGACGGACGCCCCATCGACAACACGTACCGGTTTCCAGACGAGCCCGCGCGCCACAAGTTGCTCGACCTGATCGGAGACCTCGCGCTCCTCGGCCGCCCGCTTGTCGCCGAGGTGATCGCGCACCGATCGAGTCACGCGCTCACCCACGAACTCTGCCGCCAAATCGCCGGAGCGATGGACCCCAAGCTCGGCGTGCGGAGTTAG
- the gatC gene encoding Asp-tRNA(Asn)/Glu-tRNA(Gln) amidotransferase subunit GatC translates to MSDESLSPEYVRRIARLSRLSLTDAQAAEYGSRMSAVLGYMNRLRELKLDDVEPMANVGGTTNRLDDDVPGPTLSNETLMKIAPESMPPFVKVPKVLGEGGGA, encoded by the coding sequence ATGAGTGACGAGTCGCTTTCACCCGAATACGTCCGGCGCATCGCCCGGCTTTCTCGCCTGTCGCTGACCGATGCGCAGGCCGCCGAATACGGCTCGCGCATGTCCGCCGTGCTCGGCTACATGAACCGCCTGCGCGAACTCAAACTCGATGACGTCGAACCCATGGCCAACGTCGGCGGCACGACCAACCGCCTCGACGACGATGTACCCGGCCCGACCTTGAGCAACGAAACGCTCATGAAGATCGCGCCGGAATCGATGCCGCCGTTCGTCAAAGTGCCGAAGGTTCTTGGTGAAGGGGGTGGAGCGTGA
- a CDS encoding CPBP family intramembrane metalloprotease encodes MTQNPFSRFPPEPALVNPQAEGGVPDPGSKGMGWLAGLIALVCFATVVFLNQFSGASSSTQKAAKAITSQRTVDLADPMTLASKMVVKLAHLFDTEDKAAREAWLAETKSPVTDPSKRSESERVREAIVHAEILKGEDGVKEAERLFKEMEEEFADRPDRLARHLEEDEQARIDAAKKDIETLRQIYKTDEAHSTPPTEEEKQRLIDRHEWFGNLALSFGKPDSDPERAQLLAGGGALIGGVVLIGAAGLIAAMGGMGCFVAMVVLISTGKIRRRFVAPAPGGSFGWEMIAAFLLTFLGFKLVVTLVGLAVVTKDGLPNWFAYIAIGGQWLVALAIFFPLLRGVRFGEYRKLAGWTAERGIIREIGAGIFGYLAGLPIVFCALLVSLLLNVLIQTWSGKDAEPPTNPILEIAGRGDALLLVLLFTLATIWAPIVEETVFRGGLFRAMRAHMHFVLAAIASALVFGFMHPYPIPLLGPVIAIGFVFALIREWRGSIIGPIVAHFLNNATILAILFLILTAAA; translated from the coding sequence ATGACCCAGAACCCCTTCAGCCGCTTCCCGCCGGAACCCGCTCTCGTCAATCCGCAGGCTGAGGGTGGCGTTCCGGATCCGGGCTCGAAGGGCATGGGCTGGCTGGCCGGGTTGATCGCGCTGGTTTGTTTCGCGACGGTGGTCTTTCTCAATCAGTTTTCCGGTGCGTCGAGTTCGACCCAAAAGGCGGCGAAGGCAATCACCTCGCAGCGGACGGTGGATCTCGCCGACCCGATGACACTCGCGTCGAAGATGGTCGTGAAACTCGCGCACCTTTTCGACACCGAAGACAAGGCGGCGCGCGAGGCATGGCTCGCGGAAACAAAGAGCCCGGTGACCGACCCCTCGAAGCGGTCGGAGTCGGAGCGCGTTCGCGAAGCGATCGTGCACGCGGAGATCCTGAAGGGCGAAGACGGAGTGAAGGAAGCCGAGCGCCTCTTCAAAGAAATGGAAGAGGAGTTCGCGGATCGGCCGGATCGGCTCGCGCGCCATTTGGAAGAGGACGAACAGGCCCGCATCGATGCCGCGAAAAAAGACATCGAAACGCTGCGGCAGATCTACAAGACCGATGAGGCGCACTCGACGCCGCCGACCGAAGAAGAAAAGCAGCGGCTGATCGATCGCCACGAATGGTTCGGCAATCTCGCACTCTCGTTCGGAAAGCCAGACAGCGATCCCGAGCGCGCACAACTTCTGGCGGGCGGCGGCGCACTCATCGGCGGTGTCGTGCTGATCGGCGCCGCCGGACTGATCGCGGCGATGGGCGGGATGGGATGCTTTGTCGCGATGGTCGTCTTGATATCAACAGGAAAAATCCGGCGGCGATTCGTCGCGCCCGCGCCGGGCGGCAGTTTCGGCTGGGAAATGATCGCGGCGTTCCTGCTCACTTTCCTTGGCTTCAAACTCGTTGTCACGCTCGTGGGCTTGGCCGTCGTGACGAAAGACGGCTTGCCGAACTGGTTCGCGTATATTGCGATCGGCGGCCAATGGCTCGTCGCGCTCGCGATCTTCTTTCCGCTGCTGCGCGGCGTGCGATTCGGTGAGTACCGCAAACTTGCGGGTTGGACCGCCGAGCGCGGCATCATCCGTGAAATCGGCGCGGGGATCTTCGGCTATCTCGCAGGGTTGCCGATCGTGTTCTGTGCGCTGCTCGTTTCGCTGCTTCTGAATGTCCTGATTCAGACGTGGAGCGGCAAAGATGCCGAGCCGCCGACAAACCCGATTCTTGAAATCGCAGGTCGGGGCGACGCGCTGTTGCTTGTCCTGCTCTTCACGCTCGCGACCATCTGGGCGCCGATTGTGGAAGAAACCGTGTTCCGCGGTGGCCTCTTCCGCGCGATGCGGGCTCATATGCACTTTGTACTCGCGGCGATCGCCAGCGCGCTGGTCTTCGGCTTCATGCATCCCTATCCGATCCCGCTGCTGGGACCGGTGATCGCGATCGGGTTTGTTTTCGCGCTCATCCGCGAGTGGCGGGGGAGCATCATCGGCCCGATCGTCGCGCACTTCCTGAACAACGCGACGATCCTCGCGATTCTCTTCCTGATCCTCACCGCCGCGGCGTGA
- a CDS encoding DUF2314 domain-containing protein, whose protein sequence is MRAGPFLLSALLCAGAIIPGACEKRDDTLVQASNDDPRMKSARDEALKRFSEFAAAFEKRKMSDVFLVKTGFPVRNSSDHEYMWISVRRMQGDTISGKLESEPFNDVGLKPGDDVSTTRSAIHDWMYGTKGSKPIGGFQEAVLLEIEKEQPK, encoded by the coding sequence GTGAGAGCCGGTCCCTTTTTGTTGTCAGCGCTTCTGTGCGCCGGGGCGATCATCCCCGGGGCGTGCGAAAAACGCGACGACACGTTGGTCCAAGCGTCGAACGACGATCCGCGGATGAAATCCGCCCGCGACGAAGCATTGAAGAGATTTTCCGAATTCGCCGCGGCGTTCGAGAAACGGAAGATGAGCGATGTCTTCCTGGTCAAGACCGGCTTTCCGGTTCGCAATTCCTCCGACCACGAGTACATGTGGATCAGCGTCCGCAGGATGCAGGGGGACACCATCAGCGGCAAACTCGAAAGCGAACCGTTCAACGATGTCGGGCTGAAACCGGGAGACGACGTCTCGACGACGCGATCGGCAATCCACGACTGGATGTACGGCACCAAGGGTTCCAAACCGATCGGCGGATTCCAGGAAGCCGTGTTGCTGGAGATCGAGAAGGAGCAGCCGAAGTGA
- the lpxD gene encoding UDP-3-O-(3-hydroxymyristoyl)glucosamine N-acyltransferase: protein MQATATSTPSSAATGGESAPTDDAASPAQLEGAGLMTAGKLAELLGGELLGSPETAISGIGAIDQARPGDLTFIRSTKFAQMWDRSKASVAILAREVGPPRALAEGRSLIVVDDVDVAQLKILTALAPPQQPPAPGIDASAKIDATASIDPGARIGPMCVIGPRAKVGPRAHLVSGVHLGEDAVVGHDTVIGPGSAVMDRCVVGSNCNIAGCVVIGAEGFGYTMQSHPSGRGKYLVHFPHIGNVVIGDHVDIGANTCIDRAKFGSTSIGSGTKIDNLVQIGHNCRIGRSCVICGQVGLSGSVTLGDGVQLGGRVGIADNIHVGSMARVAASAGVMNDVPAGQTWMGSPALPAKEAARNLALFRRLSQILKKVKIDGL from the coding sequence ATGCAAGCCACAGCTACTTCCACTCCTTCTTCCGCAGCAACCGGCGGCGAATCCGCGCCGACGGACGATGCAGCTTCGCCCGCGCAGCTCGAAGGCGCCGGGCTGATGACCGCCGGCAAGCTCGCCGAGCTGTTAGGCGGCGAGCTTCTCGGCTCGCCGGAGACCGCAATCAGCGGGATCGGCGCGATCGATCAGGCACGCCCGGGCGATCTCACGTTCATCCGTTCCACCAAATTCGCGCAGATGTGGGATCGAAGCAAGGCCTCGGTCGCGATTCTCGCGCGTGAAGTGGGACCGCCGCGGGCACTCGCCGAGGGTCGCTCTCTCATCGTCGTCGACGACGTCGACGTGGCGCAGCTGAAGATTCTCACGGCCCTTGCGCCGCCGCAGCAGCCCCCCGCACCGGGAATCGACGCCTCCGCGAAGATCGACGCGACCGCGTCGATCGATCCGGGCGCACGAATCGGCCCGATGTGCGTGATCGGTCCGCGCGCGAAGGTCGGGCCGCGCGCCCACCTTGTGTCGGGCGTGCACCTGGGTGAAGACGCGGTCGTTGGTCACGACACCGTCATCGGGCCCGGTTCTGCCGTCATGGATCGCTGCGTCGTCGGAAGCAACTGCAACATCGCGGGCTGCGTCGTGATCGGCGCCGAAGGATTCGGATACACGATGCAGAGCCACCCCAGCGGCCGGGGCAAGTACCTCGTTCACTTCCCGCACATCGGCAACGTTGTCATCGGGGATCATGTCGATATCGGTGCCAACACGTGCATCGATCGCGCGAAGTTCGGCAGCACCTCGATCGGCAGCGGCACGAAAATCGATAACCTCGTTCAGATCGGGCACAACTGCCGCATCGGACGCTCGTGCGTGATCTGCGGGCAGGTCGGGCTGTCGGGCTCGGTCACGTTGGGCGACGGAGTGCAGCTCGGAGGTCGGGTCGGCATCGCCGACAACATCCACGTCGGCTCCATGGCGCGCGTGGCAGCCAGTGCCGGCGTGATGAACGACGTGCCCGCCGGGCAAACGTGGATGGGCAGCCCCGCGCTCCCCGCGAAGGAAGCCGCGCGCAATCTCGCGCTCTTCCGGCGCCTCTCGCAGATCCTGAAGAAGGTGAAGATCGACGGCCTGTAG
- the rplM gene encoding 50S ribosomal protein L13, giving the protein MHRRQTSLLKPGTGSNTWRVVDAAGIPLGRLASEVALVLMGKHRPDYTPHVHCGENVVVTNAEKVELTGRKSVQRLKMRYTEYPGGLKTQTYGQVRERDPETLVKDAVRRMLPKNRLSRIMLQSLHVVKGSEHPHANHKPTELKVS; this is encoded by the coding sequence ATGCATCGTCGGCAAACATCACTCCTGAAGCCCGGCACGGGCTCCAACACCTGGCGCGTCGTGGACGCAGCGGGAATCCCGCTCGGCCGCCTCGCCAGCGAAGTCGCGCTGGTGCTCATGGGCAAGCATCGCCCGGATTACACCCCCCACGTTCACTGCGGCGAAAACGTCGTTGTGACCAACGCTGAAAAGGTCGAACTCACCGGCCGCAAGTCGGTGCAGCGCCTCAAGATGCGTTACACCGAATACCCCGGCGGCCTCAAGACCCAGACCTACGGCCAGGTGCGCGAGCGCGACCCGGAGACTCTTGTGAAGGACGCTGTCCGCCGCATGCTTCCGAAGAACCGCCTCAGCCGCATCATGCTCCAGAGCCTGCACGTTGTGAAGGGTTCGGAGCATCCGCACGCCAATCACAAACCCACGGAACTGAAGGTTTCCTGA
- the lexA gene encoding transcriptional repressor LexA, which translates to MNLNLTPKQLRILQLIRDWRVRRGYSPTMQELADEIGVSKVTVFEHVEALIKKGALVREPNKARSLSIADGIAVPDEARPLRFPLVGRIAAGHPIERVENADEIDLADMLVAKTQKGQESTFALKVEGDSMRDEGILDGDFVLIERTQLAQNGDRVVALLPDGSTTLKTFFKEDDHIRLQPANPAFEPIRVRFCQVQGVVKAVVRRYGR; encoded by the coding sequence ATGAATCTGAACCTGACACCCAAGCAGCTCCGCATCCTGCAACTCATCCGCGACTGGCGCGTCCGTCGTGGCTATTCCCCGACCATGCAGGAACTTGCCGACGAAATCGGCGTCAGCAAGGTCACGGTGTTCGAACACGTCGAAGCGCTTATCAAGAAGGGCGCGTTGGTACGCGAGCCCAACAAGGCTCGCTCTTTGTCGATCGCTGATGGGATCGCGGTTCCGGACGAGGCCCGCCCGCTCCGATTCCCGCTGGTGGGACGGATTGCCGCGGGACACCCGATCGAGCGCGTGGAGAATGCCGACGAGATCGACCTGGCCGACATGCTGGTCGCCAAGACGCAGAAGGGACAGGAATCGACGTTTGCTCTGAAGGTTGAGGGCGACTCGATGCGTGACGAGGGGATACTCGACGGCGACTTCGTCCTGATCGAGCGCACGCAACTGGCACAGAACGGCGACCGGGTGGTGGCGCTTCTGCCCGACGGCTCGACCACTCTCAAGACTTTCTTCAAGGAAGACGACCACATCCGCCTGCAGCCGGCGAATCCGGCGTTCGAGCCGATCCGCGTGCGCTTCTGCCAGGTGCAAGGGGTAGTGAAGGCTGTGGTGAGGCGGTACGGACGGTAA
- a CDS encoding OmpH family outer membrane protein: protein MNTGRRSFGRFAGLIGAAIVTAGIAGIGAMSVHAQSGTAPAAPRIALINIEKVINDLDELKIGQQRIAAKAEARQAELNALGKQLDEGQKKLELIDPKDASRRDEAVKLMELSATANAKQQAFQAIINLEKGDLFRLVHGHIMEACASYAKKNEIDLVMVDDRVLAFQENDDVGKVTALISQKRILYAAPQLDITDAVIKLMNTNFAANGQKPADKPRR from the coding sequence ATGAACACCGGTCGCAGGTCCTTCGGTCGTTTCGCGGGCTTGATCGGCGCAGCAATCGTCACGGCGGGAATCGCCGGCATCGGCGCCATGAGCGTTCATGCCCAGAGCGGCACCGCCCCCGCGGCACCGCGGATCGCCCTGATCAACATCGAGAAAGTCATCAACGACCTCGACGAACTGAAGATCGGGCAGCAGAGAATCGCCGCCAAGGCGGAGGCACGACAGGCGGAGCTCAACGCTCTCGGCAAACAGCTCGACGAGGGTCAGAAGAAACTCGAACTGATCGACCCCAAGGACGCCAGCCGGCGCGACGAAGCGGTCAAGCTGATGGAACTGAGCGCCACCGCCAACGCCAAGCAGCAGGCGTTCCAGGCCATCATCAACCTCGAAAAGGGCGACCTGTTCAGGCTGGTGCACGGGCACATCATGGAAGCTTGCGCCAGCTACGCGAAGAAGAACGAGATCGACCTGGTCATGGTCGATGACCGCGTGCTGGCGTTCCAGGAAAACGACGATGTGGGAAAGGTCACAGCCCTGATCTCCCAGAAGCGGATCCTTTACGCGGCCCCGCAGCTTGATATCACCGACGCCGTGATCAAACTAATGAATACGAACTTCGCCGCGAACGGCCAGAAGCCCGCCGACAAGCCCAGGCGGTAA
- the dprA gene encoding DNA-processing protein DprA — MEIPAPTLAFLRLTLVDGLGPATIAKLVGLAGSAEEALELSPAQIGLCKVGAQRAAKMAADIRESKAAAEDEIARAESLGVSIVSLADESYPALLRQIPDAPPILYYKGSLIPESDRFAAAIVGSRRCTAYGLEQTTRFAGTLARAGITIVSGGARGIDTAAHRAVLMSKGRTIAVLGCGLAHTYPPENAELFDQVAAVDEDGKSLGAVVSELPLQTVPDRQNFPRRNRIISGLSLGVLVIEAAKGSGALITAQQAVEEHGREVFAIPGRVDSAASEGSNELLKSGGAAMVTEPGDVVALLESPARHLFEGTHAARFGPTRSEEEVPIKAPVPPDQERILTALDTERSADELVELTGLAPASLRSHLTLLEISKRVHRVGTRFARRTMS; from the coding sequence ATGGAAATCCCTGCCCCCACTCTTGCCTTTCTCCGCCTCACGCTCGTCGATGGTCTCGGCCCGGCGACGATCGCCAAGTTGGTCGGGCTCGCGGGGTCGGCGGAAGAGGCGCTCGAACTCTCGCCGGCGCAGATCGGGCTGTGCAAAGTGGGTGCGCAGCGGGCGGCGAAGATGGCGGCGGATATCCGGGAGTCGAAGGCTGCCGCAGAAGATGAGATTGCGCGGGCCGAATCGCTCGGCGTTTCGATCGTTTCGCTGGCGGACGAGTCGTATCCGGCGCTTTTGCGGCAGATCCCGGATGCGCCGCCGATTCTCTATTACAAAGGATCGCTGATTCCGGAATCCGATCGATTCGCGGCCGCGATCGTCGGGAGCCGGCGGTGCACCGCGTACGGGCTTGAACAGACCACGCGCTTCGCGGGAACGCTGGCGCGGGCCGGGATCACGATTGTTTCGGGCGGCGCGCGGGGGATCGATACCGCGGCACACCGCGCCGTTTTGATGAGCAAGGGGCGGACGATCGCGGTGCTTGGGTGCGGGCTGGCGCACACTTATCCGCCGGAAAACGCCGAGCTTTTCGACCAGGTTGCCGCGGTTGATGAGGACGGAAAGAGCCTGGGCGCGGTCGTTTCCGAATTGCCCTTGCAGACGGTGCCCGATCGACAGAACTTTCCGAGGCGGAACCGCATCATTTCGGGCTTGTCGCTGGGCGTGCTGGTGATTGAGGCCGCGAAGGGTTCGGGCGCGCTGATTACGGCGCAGCAAGCCGTCGAAGAGCATGGGCGCGAGGTTTTTGCGATCCCGGGCCGGGTCGATTCCGCGGCGTCGGAGGGTTCAAATGAACTTCTCAAGTCGGGCGGTGCGGCGATGGTCACCGAACCGGGCGATGTGGTCGCGCTGCTCGAATCGCCGGCGCGACACTTGTTCGAAGGCACACATGCCGCGCGATTCGGGCCGACGCGTTCGGAAGAAGAGGTTCCGATCAAGGCGCCCGTTCCGCCTGACCAGGAGCGCATCCTGACCGCGCTCGACACCGAACGCTCGGCGGATGAGCTTGTGGAGTTGACGGGCCTTGCGCCGGCGAGTTTGAGGTCGCACTTGACGCTTCTTGAGATCTCGAAAAGGGTTCACCGGGTGGGCACGCGCTTCGCGCGTCGGACAATGTCCTAG